The proteins below are encoded in one region of Aspergillus nidulans FGSC A4 chromosome III:
- a CDS encoding uncharacterized protein (transcript_id=CADANIAT00006252) produces the protein MASLFLPSTPKPAATPAPASEQSQTPGKWRHPQLDEIVRRQQASTFGDQNVRRLVWNGSALLATWTFGNTFKSYAHWIQKTTEIPTYSDMSLLMIQLLFVFNILVALYPLIRPKDEMPDIPLTPTQRALLGLNPSATSSPAPATSYVTPPKYRVSGSRAGSPASHSGSPLSTSASASSLRFSSSTPFSPSPSPLLHKMVSNNGRENVRRPSFGSSSPLRTSPFKESIALPATPSPAGGKRGSLGVSNKWLYERSRRPSISSGSY, from the exons ATGGCATcgcttttccttccttcgACCCCTAAACCTGCGGCTACCCCTGCTCCTGCCTCTGAGCAATCACAGACGCCTGGGAAATGGCGCCATCCGCAGTTGGATGAGATCGTGCGGCGACAGCAGGCGAGTACTTTTGGGGATCAGAATGTGAGGAGGCTTGTATGGAATGGCTCTGCTTTGTTGGCAACTTGGACTTTTGGGAATACTTTCAAATCCTA CGCCCATTGGATCCAGAAGACAACCGAGATTCCCACATATTCCGACATGTCGCTACTTATGATTCAGTTGCTTTTCGTGTTCAACATATTGGTTGCATTGTATCCTCTCATCCGACCGAAAGACGAGATGCCGGACATCCCCCTCACTCCTACACAGCGAGCTCTTCTCGGGCTCAATCCCTCAGCGACCTCCTCCCCGGCTCCCGCGACGTCCTATGTGACCCCTCCCAAATACCGAGTATCTGGGTCAAGGGCAGGTAGTCCGGCTAGCCACTCTGGGTCGCCGTTATCCACCAGTGCGAGCGCCTCGAGTCTTCGGTTTTCATCTAGCACCCCCTTCTCCCCGTCGCCCAGCCCATTACTTCATAAAATGGTTTCAAATAATGGCAGGGAAAACGTACGCAGGCCAAGTTTCGGATCATCTTCGCCCCTGCGGACGTCACCTTTCAAAGAGTCGATTGCCTTGCCAGCCACGCCTTCGCCAGCTGGGGGAAAGCGGGGGAGCTTAGGGGTCAGCAATAAGTGGTTGTATGAGCGGAGCAGACGGCCGTCAATCAGCAGTGGCAGCTATTAA